The genomic DNA CGGTCTCCCCGGCGCGGCGGTCGGCCGCTTCGATCACGTCGGCGCGCGGCGCGTAGTCCTCCGGCGAGGCGATGCGCACGTGCATGCCGGCCGTGACGCCCGCGAGCGCGTAGGAGTGCGCCATGTTGCTCTGGCCGTCGCCGAAGAACGTCAGCGTGAGGCCCTTGAGGTCGCCCTTGTGCTCACGGATCGTCAGCAGGTCGGCGAGGAGCTGGCAGGGGTGGAAGTCGTCGGACAGCGCATTGATCACGGGGACCCGGGTGCCGGCGGCCATCTCCTCCAGCCCCGACTGCGCGTAGGTCCGCCACACGATCGCGGCGACCTGGCGCTCGAGCACGCGGGCCGTGTCGGACGGCGTCTCCTTCCCGCCGAGCTGGCTGCTCGCCGTGGAGATGATGAGCGGCGTGCCGCCGAGGTCGGCGATACCGACGGCGAACGAGACGCGCGTCCGGGTGGACGACTTGTCGAAGATCACGGCGACGGTCTGCGGGCCGGCGAGGCTCTTGTCCGCCCAGCGATCCTTCTTGAGCTCGAGCGCGAGATCGAGGATCTCCGCCTGCTCGGCGGGCGTCAGATCGTCGTCGCGCAGCAGGTGGCGGGTCATGCGGGGACCTTTCCGGTGGCGGAGGTGTGGACGTCGGAGAGAGCGGCGGCGAACAGCTCGCGGAACTCCGCCAGCTCCGCGTCTCCGATGGTGAGCGCCGGCGCGACGCGCACGGTCTCGGGGTTGGCGGCGTTGACGATGAGACCGCGGTCCTGCGCGGCGGCGACCACCGCACCCGCCACGGGCTGCGTGAGCGCGACGCCCACGAGGAGTCCGCGGCCGCGGACGCCGCCGACCAGCGGAGAGTCGATGCCGAGGATGATGTCCCGCAGCTCGGCGCCACGGCGCGCGGCGTTGTCGACGAGGTCGGCGCGCTCGATCTCGGCCAGCACCGCGTCCGCCACGGCCGTCGCGAGCGGGTTGCCGCCGAACGTGGAGCCGTGCGAACCGGGTGTGAACAGGGCGCTCGCGGCCCCGTAGGTGACGAGGGCGCCGATCGGGAATCCGCCGCCGATGCCCTTCGCGAGCGTGATGGCGTCGGGCGTGATGCCCTCGTGGCTGAATCCGAACCAGGCGCCGGTCCGGCCCGCGCCCGTCTGGATCTCGTCGACGATGAGCAGGGCGCCGTGCGCGAGGGTCAGCGAGCGTGCCGCGGCGAGGTAGCCCTCGGGCAGCTCGACGACGCCGGCTTCACCCTGGATCGGCTCCACGATGACGGCGGCGACCCGGTCGTCCATCGCGGCCTCCAGCGCTTCGATCGTGGCCGGGATGTGCTCCACGCCTCCGGGCATCGGCGCGAACGGCGCACGCATCGACTCCTTGGCCGTGAGCGCGAGCGAGCCCATCGTCCGGCCGTGGAAGCCGTTCTCCAGTGCGAGGATGCGCGGACGCTCCGCCCCGCCGTGCAGACGGGCGAGCTTGAACGCGGCCTCGTTGGCCTCGGCACCCGAGTTCGAGAAGAACACGCGACCATCGATCCCCGCGCCGGCAAGGCGCTTGAGTCGGGCGGCGAGCGCGAGCTGCGGCGGAGTCGCGAAGTAGTTGGAGACGTGCGCGAGGGTGGCGGCCTGCCGGGACACCGCATCGACGAACACCGGGTGCGCGTGACCGAGGGAGGTCACCGCGATGCCGGCGAGGAAGTCGAGGTAGCGTCGGTCTTCGGCGTCCCACAGGTACGAGCCCTCACCGCGGGTCAGCAGCGCGAGGCGCTCCCCCGCGTTGAGCACGAGATCACGTGCCGCGTCGTCCTGCCAGACGGTCATGCCGTCGCCCCTTTCTCTCCCAGGACCACTTCGGTCCCGATTCCCTTGCTGGTGAACAGTTCGACGAGCACCGAGTGCGGCACCCGTCCGTCGATGATCGCCGCCGCGTCGACGCCGCCCTCGACCGCATCGAGGCACGCGCGCATCTTCGGGATCATCCCCGACTCGAGGCGCGGAAGCATCTCGACGAGCGCGTCCGACGTCAGGTGCGACACGAGCGAGTCCCGGTTGGGCCAGTCGGCGTACAGCCCCGGCACGTCGGTGAGGATGACGAGCTTGCGGGCCCCGAGGGCCACGGCCAGCGCGGCAGCCGCGGCATCCGCGTTGACGTTGAGCGACTGCCCCGGGTGGTCGAGGTCGGGCGCGATGCTCGACACGACCGGGATCCGCCCTGCGGCGAGATGGTCGAGCACCGGCGTCGGGTCGACCTGGACCACGTCGCCCACGCGGCCGAGGTCCACCTCCTCACCGTCGATCATCACACCGCGACGGCGACCGCCGAAGAGCCCGGCGTCCTCGCCGCTGAGCCCGGTGGCGATGGGGCCGTGCGAGTTGATCTTCGACACGAGTTGCGGGTTCACCTGTCCGGTGAGCACCATCCGCACGACGCCGATCGCCTCGGTGTTGGTGACCCGGTACCCGCCCTTGAACTCGCTGGGGATCTCCAGCCGCTGGAGCATGTCGGAGATCTGCGGCCCGCCGCCGTGCACGACCACGGGCTGCACACCGACGTAGCGGAGGTACGCGATGTCCTGGGCGAAGGCCTCCTGCAGCTCGTCCGAGACCATCGCGTTCCCGCCGTACTTGACGACGACGATCTGGTCGCGGAACTTCTTCAGCCACGGCAGCGACTCGATGAGGGTGGTGGCCTTCTGCGCCGCGATGTCCGGCGTGGTGTCCTGGATGTCGGTCATGAGGCGTAGGCGCTGTTCTCGTGCACGTAGTCGTGGGTGAGGTCGTTGGTGAGCACCGTGGCGGTGGCCTCTCCGACCTTGAGGTCGATCATCAGGTGCGTGGCCCGCGGCGTCAGGTCGACCTCCTCGCGGGGGCGGTCCGGCCCGCCGGCGGTGCAGACGCGGACGCCGTTCATCCACACGTCGACGTCGTAGGGGTCGAACTGCGCGGCCGTCGTGCCGATCGCCGCGAGGACGCGGCCCCAGTTCGGGTCGTTGCCGAAGATGGCCGCCTTGAACAGGTTGTTGCGGGCGACCGAGCGGCCGACCTCGACGGCGTCCTGCTCGGAGACGGCGTGCTGCACCTCGATCGTGATGTCGTGGCTCGCGCCCTCCGCGTCGCCCTGCAGCTTGACCGCGAGCTCCTGGCAGAGCGCGGTGAGCGCCTCGGCGAAGTCGTCGAGGTCGGGGACGACCTCGGAGGCGCCGTTGGCGAGCAGCGTCACCTGGTCGTTGGTCGACATGCAGCCGTCGGAGTCGAGGCGGTCGAACGTGCGTCCCGTCGCCCGACGCAGCGCCTCGTCGGCCTGGAGCGGTTCGAGCACGGCGTCGGTGGTGAGCACCACGAGCATCGTCGCCAGACCCGGGGCGAGCATGCCCGCGCCCTTCGCCATGCCGCCGATCGTCCAGCCGTCGCGGGTCACCACAGCGGTCTTCGCGACTGTGTCCGTGGTCATGATGGCGTGCGCGGCGCTCTCCCCGCCGTCCGCGCTCAGCGCGGTGATCGCCTGCGCGGTGCCGGCGAGGACCTTCTCGCGAAAGACCTCGTCCCCCGTCCCGATGAGCCCCGTGGAGCAGACGAGCACGTCGCCCGCGCTGATGCCGAGCAGTTCGGCCGCCTTCTCCGCGGTCTGGTGGGTCGTCTGGAACCCGAAGCTCCCGGTGAAGCAGTTCGCACCGCCGGAGTTGAGGACGACGGCCTCGACCACGCGGTCCGCGACGGCCTGCTGCGACCAGATGATGGGGTTGGCCTTGGCGCGGTTGCTCGTGAAGACGGCCGCGCCGACCTTGCGGGGGCCGCGGTTGACCACGACGGCGACATCGGGCTTGCCGGTCGACTTGAGTCCGGCGGCGACCCCGGCCGCCTCGAATCCTGCGGGGGCGGTGACGCTCACGGGGCGACTCCGTTCACTGAGAGGGCGCGGGTCTCGGGAAGCCCCAGCGCGATGTTCATGGACTGGACGGCAGCTCCGGCGGTGCCCTTGACGAGGTTGTCGACGGCGGTGACCACCGTCACGCGGTTCGCGGCGCGATCGATCGCGAGGCCGAGGAGGGCCGTGTTCGCCCCGAGCACGTCGGCCGTGCGCGGGAAGCTCCCCTCCGGCAGCAGCTGGACGAAGGTCTCGTCGCCGTAGGCGCTCTCCCACGCCTGACGGATCTCGGCGTCGCTCACACCCTCGACGATCGGCGCCGTGGACGTGGCGAGGATGCCGCGCGACATCGGCACGAGGACCGGAGTGAACGAGATCCGGATGTCCTGGGTCCCTGCTCCCTGGGTCCCTGAGCCCGTCGAAGGGCGGGCGGCGGCGAGCGCCTGACGGATCTCCGGGATGTGGCGGTGCGTGCCGCCGACGGCATAGGGGTTCGCGGAGCCGAGGATCTCGCTGGCGAGGAGATTCGTCTTCAGGCTCTTGCCCGCCCCGGACGGGCCGACGGCCAGGACGGAGACGACGTCGCCCGGGTCGATCACGCCGGCCGCGACACCGGGGGCGAGGCTGAGGCTCACCGTGGAGGCGTTGCAGCCGGGTGCGGCGATCCGGGTCGCGCTGCGGAGCGCGTCCCGCTGCTTGCCCCCTCCGACGAGGAGCTCGGGCACGCCGTACGTCCACGGCTCATGGAAGGACCCGCCGTAGAACGCGTCCCACTCCGCCGACGAGGTGAGCCGGTGGTCCGCTCCGGCGTCGATCACCAGCGGGGTGTCGCCGAGGGCGTCCGTGTACTGCCCGGACTGGCCGTGCGGGAGGGCCAGGAACACGATGTCGTGTCCGGCGAGGACCTCCGGTGTGGTGTCCTGCAGCGTCAGGTGGGCGAGTGAGCGGAGGTGCGGCTGATGGGCGACGAGGGGCTGTCCGGCGTTCGAGTGCGCCGTGACGGTGCGGATCTCGACGTCGGGGTGAGCGGCCAGGAGGCGCAGGATCTCGCCGCCTGCGTAGCCGGAGGCGCCGGAGACGGCGACGGAATACGTCATGCTTCTACCTTAACGGTCGGGTCCTCGACGATCTCGGGACCGGGGGCGGGGCCGGAGGCGGCGACACCGGCACTCGACCGCCGCGCGGACGCAGGCAGAAGGGCGGGGTCGCCTAGAATCGGCGGCCGCGACGTCGGCGCACGGCGATGACGCTCGGGACGAGCGTCGAAGGAGCGGTGGCGACCGAAGGCATGCGGCGACGATAGCGCGGCCGTGTTCGGCACCGCAAATCCGGGGCGTCACACGACAGCGCGCGCGACCGGTGCGGCGAAGAAGGCCCGTTCGTGCGCGCTCGATGCGAGGAAGGCTCGCCGCATCCGCTCTCGGCCGGTGTCGTCGGCCCTCGCGGCCGCGGCGGCGACATGCGCGACGGCCTGCCGGGTGGCCTCCGCGAATGCCGGATCCGCGTAGGTCGCCAGCCACGATGCGTAGGGATGCCGGGGGTCGCGGGGCGCCGCGCCGAACGCTCCGGCATGGAGCCGCTCCCCCAGGTCGGTGTAGAGCCAGAAGCACGGCAGCACCGCCGCGATCACCGTGGCGTAGTCCCCGCCGAAGGCGACGGCGCGCAGGTGGTCGAGGTAGGCGACCGTGGCCGGGGCGGGCTCGGCGGCGAAGGTCGCGCCGCTCACCCCGGTCTCCGGCGTCAGCCACGACGCGTGCAGCTCCAGCTCGCCGCGGATCGCGCCGTGCGCGGCCTCGGCCCAGAACGCCTGCTCGTCGGGGGTCGGAGCGAGACGTGACGCCTCCCCGAGCACCCGGGCGTACTCGCGGAGGTAGAGGGCATCCTGCGCGAGGTAGAAGACGAAGGCGTCGCGGTCGAGAGTCCCCTCGG from Microbacterium paraoxydans includes the following:
- the argF gene encoding ornithine carbamoyltransferase; its protein translation is MTRHLLRDDDLTPAEQAEILDLALELKKDRWADKSLAGPQTVAVIFDKSSTRTRVSFAVGIADLGGTPLIISTASSQLGGKETPSDTARVLERQVAAIVWRTYAQSGLEEMAAGTRVPVINALSDDFHPCQLLADLLTIREHKGDLKGLTLTFFGDGQSNMAHSYALAGVTAGMHVRIASPEDYAPRADVIEAADRRAGETGGSITLFTDPVEAAAGADVVVTDTWVSMGKEEEKLARIRDLGGYKVTPETMELAHDDAIFIHCLPADRGYEVDSAVIDGPQSVVWDEAENRLHAQKALLVWLLGKKDA
- a CDS encoding acetylornithine transaminase, which codes for MTVWQDDAARDLVLNAGERLALLTRGEGSYLWDAEDRRYLDFLAGIAVTSLGHAHPVFVDAVSRQAATLAHVSNYFATPPQLALAARLKRLAGAGIDGRVFFSNSGAEANEAAFKLARLHGGAERPRILALENGFHGRTMGSLALTAKESMRAPFAPMPGGVEHIPATIEALEAAMDDRVAAVIVEPIQGEAGVVELPEGYLAAARSLTLAHGALLIVDEIQTGAGRTGAWFGFSHEGITPDAITLAKGIGGGFPIGALVTYGAASALFTPGSHGSTFGGNPLATAVADAVLAEIERADLVDNAARRGAELRDIILGIDSPLVGGVRGRGLLVGVALTQPVAGAVVAAAQDRGLIVNAANPETVRVAPALTIGDAELAEFRELFAAALSDVHTSATGKVPA
- the argB gene encoding acetylglutamate kinase, producing MTDIQDTTPDIAAQKATTLIESLPWLKKFRDQIVVVKYGGNAMVSDELQEAFAQDIAYLRYVGVQPVVVHGGGPQISDMLQRLEIPSEFKGGYRVTNTEAIGVVRMVLTGQVNPQLVSKINSHGPIATGLSGEDAGLFGGRRRGVMIDGEEVDLGRVGDVVQVDPTPVLDHLAAGRIPVVSSIAPDLDHPGQSLNVNADAAAAALAVALGARKLVILTDVPGLYADWPNRDSLVSHLTSDALVEMLPRLESGMIPKMRACLDAVEGGVDAAAIIDGRVPHSVLVELFTSKGIGTEVVLGEKGATA
- the argJ gene encoding bifunctional glutamate N-acetyltransferase/amino-acid acetyltransferase ArgJ, producing the protein MSVTAPAGFEAAGVAAGLKSTGKPDVAVVVNRGPRKVGAAVFTSNRAKANPIIWSQQAVADRVVEAVVLNSGGANCFTGSFGFQTTHQTAEKAAELLGISAGDVLVCSTGLIGTGDEVFREKVLAGTAQAITALSADGGESAAHAIMTTDTVAKTAVVTRDGWTIGGMAKGAGMLAPGLATMLVVLTTDAVLEPLQADEALRRATGRTFDRLDSDGCMSTNDQVTLLANGASEVVPDLDDFAEALTALCQELAVKLQGDAEGASHDITIEVQHAVSEQDAVEVGRSVARNNLFKAAIFGNDPNWGRVLAAIGTTAAQFDPYDVDVWMNGVRVCTAGGPDRPREEVDLTPRATHLMIDLKVGEATATVLTNDLTHDYVHENSAYAS
- the argC gene encoding N-acetyl-gamma-glutamyl-phosphate reductase encodes the protein MTYSVAVSGASGYAGGEILRLLAAHPDVEIRTVTAHSNAGQPLVAHQPHLRSLAHLTLQDTTPEVLAGHDIVFLALPHGQSGQYTDALGDTPLVIDAGADHRLTSSAEWDAFYGGSFHEPWTYGVPELLVGGGKQRDALRSATRIAAPGCNASTVSLSLAPGVAAGVIDPGDVVSVLAVGPSGAGKSLKTNLLASEILGSANPYAVGGTHRHIPEIRQALAAARPSTGSGTQGAGTQDIRISFTPVLVPMSRGILATSTAPIVEGVSDAEIRQAWESAYGDETFVQLLPEGSFPRTADVLGANTALLGLAIDRAANRVTVVTAVDNLVKGTAGAAVQSMNIALGLPETRALSVNGVAP